One Lycium barbarum isolate Lr01 chromosome 5, ASM1917538v2, whole genome shotgun sequence genomic window carries:
- the LOC132640747 gene encoding NAC domain-containing protein 19-like isoform X1 — MILLCTDGYDAQALMFLLRFIAGEVMNDSGFITTNVDVYGKQEPWDIYSHGVPCDNDEGDNNDCTHNRFFITKLKKKNKSKYNRNVGNKGSWKQQDKGKPVKYSSVTIGCKKSMSYVNKNYNRKNGHWLMNEYELSSAILEKFNEDCRDYVLCAIKKRPVTISSPSETTSTVAFLNNLPAEIHQVISNSRRNLQHSPTAFLNFQESSSTDKPLQVYDAGDYSLGVVESHEWGNNDFEELHGMMLHQHDMNMVDPLLAAEASYTAMLNFVTEEDVLNLDDILLDSDDIEQILQTTFY; from the exons atgatccttttgtgtacagatgggtacg ATGCACAAGCGCTTATGTTCTTGTTGAGATTCATTGCTGGAGAAGTGATGAATGATTCTGGATTTATCACCACTAACGTTGATGTGTATGGCAAACAAGAACCGTGGGATATTTACAGTCATGGAGTACCCTGCGATAATGATGAAGGGGACAACAACGATTGCACTCACAATCGCTTCTTCATCACAAAGCTCAAGAAGAAAAACAAGTCCAAGTATAATCGCAATGTTGGAAACAAGGGCAGTTGGAAACAACAAGACAAGGGCAAACCAGTTAAATACTCATCGGTAACTATTGGATGCAAGAAGAGCATGTCTTACGTGAATAAGAATTATAATCGGAAAAATGGGCATTGGCTTATGAATGAGTACGAACTCTCTAGTGCTATTCTTGAGAAATTCAATGAGGATTGCAGAGATTATGTGCTCTGTGCCATCAAGAAGAGGCCCGTTACTATTTCTTCTCCTTCCGAGACTACTTCCACAGTCGCATTCTTGAATAATTTACCTGCGGAAATTCATCAAGTAATTAGTAATTCAAGAAGGAATTTGCAACACTCCCCCACGgctttcttgaattttcaagaaTCAAGTAGTACCGATAAGCCATTACAAGTATATGATGCAGGGGACTATTCATTAGGTGTTGTTGAGTCGCATGAATGGGGCAACAATGACTTTGAAGAATTACACGGGATGATGTTACACCAGCACGACATGAATATGGTTGATCCATTATTAGCAGCAGAGGCTTCTTACACCGCCATGCTCAATTTTGTGACTGAAGAAGATGTGCTTAACTTGGATGACATACTACTCGACTCGGATGACATAGAGCAGATATTACAAACAACATTTTACTGA
- the LOC132640747 gene encoding NAC domain-containing protein 19-like isoform X2, with amino-acid sequence MDAQALMFLLRFIAGEVMNDSGFITTNVDVYGKQEPWDIYSHGVPCDNDEGDNNDCTHNRFFITKLKKKNKSKYNRNVGNKGSWKQQDKGKPVKYSSVTIGCKKSMSYVNKNYNRKNGHWLMNEYELSSAILEKFNEDCRDYVLCAIKKRPVTISSPSETTSTVAFLNNLPAEIHQVISNSRRNLQHSPTAFLNFQESSSTDKPLQVYDAGDYSLGVVESHEWGNNDFEELHGMMLHQHDMNMVDPLLAAEASYTAMLNFVTEEDVLNLDDILLDSDDIEQILQTTFY; translated from the exons atgg ATGCACAAGCGCTTATGTTCTTGTTGAGATTCATTGCTGGAGAAGTGATGAATGATTCTGGATTTATCACCACTAACGTTGATGTGTATGGCAAACAAGAACCGTGGGATATTTACAGTCATGGAGTACCCTGCGATAATGATGAAGGGGACAACAACGATTGCACTCACAATCGCTTCTTCATCACAAAGCTCAAGAAGAAAAACAAGTCCAAGTATAATCGCAATGTTGGAAACAAGGGCAGTTGGAAACAACAAGACAAGGGCAAACCAGTTAAATACTCATCGGTAACTATTGGATGCAAGAAGAGCATGTCTTACGTGAATAAGAATTATAATCGGAAAAATGGGCATTGGCTTATGAATGAGTACGAACTCTCTAGTGCTATTCTTGAGAAATTCAATGAGGATTGCAGAGATTATGTGCTCTGTGCCATCAAGAAGAGGCCCGTTACTATTTCTTCTCCTTCCGAGACTACTTCCACAGTCGCATTCTTGAATAATTTACCTGCGGAAATTCATCAAGTAATTAGTAATTCAAGAAGGAATTTGCAACACTCCCCCACGgctttcttgaattttcaagaaTCAAGTAGTACCGATAAGCCATTACAAGTATATGATGCAGGGGACTATTCATTAGGTGTTGTTGAGTCGCATGAATGGGGCAACAATGACTTTGAAGAATTACACGGGATGATGTTACACCAGCACGACATGAATATGGTTGATCCATTATTAGCAGCAGAGGCTTCTTACACCGCCATGCTCAATTTTGTGACTGAAGAAGATGTGCTTAACTTGGATGACATACTACTCGACTCGGATGACATAGAGCAGATATTACAAACAACATTTTACTGA